One Rhizobiales bacterium GAS188 DNA window includes the following coding sequences:
- a CDS encoding Pimeloyl-ACP methyl ester carboxylesterase — protein sequence MPKQSASEIFNPARRQFLITAAMGIAAAGAASPFIPHTASAAPSDAVRPFRIDVPEEALVDLRHRLAATRWPEKETVADQSQGVQIATMQQLVRYWQTEHDWRKVEARLNALSQFITEIDGLDIHFIHVRSKHENALPLIVTHGWPGSVIEQLKIVDPLTNPTAHGASASDAFHLVIPSLPGHGFSGKPTTTGWDPVRIARAWIVLMKRLGYQRYVAQGGDWGNAVTEQMALQAPPELLGIHTNMPATVPADVAKALQFGDPPPAGLSADERYAYDQLALFYKTGLAYAQEMGNRPQTLYGIADSPAGLAAWMLDHDARSYALIARVFAGDAEGLTRDDVVDNITLYWLTNTAISSARLYWESKLAFFAPKGIAIPVAVSAFPDELYQAPRSWAERAYPKLVHYNKLDKGGHFAAWEQPQLFSEEVRAGFRPVRKSL from the coding sequence ATGCCTAAGCAATCAGCTTCGGAGATCTTCAATCCGGCTAGGCGCCAGTTCTTGATCACCGCCGCGATGGGTATCGCCGCCGCCGGCGCTGCGAGCCCGTTTATTCCGCACACGGCCTCGGCCGCCCCAAGCGACGCCGTCCGCCCCTTCAGGATCGACGTTCCGGAGGAGGCGCTCGTCGATCTCCGCCACCGCTTGGCGGCGACCCGGTGGCCCGAGAAGGAGACCGTCGCCGACCAATCCCAAGGCGTGCAGATCGCGACCATGCAGCAGCTCGTGCGCTATTGGCAGACGGAGCATGACTGGCGGAAAGTGGAGGCGCGGCTCAACGCTCTGTCGCAGTTCATCACCGAGATCGACGGGCTCGATATTCATTTCATTCACGTTCGCTCGAAACATGAAAATGCGTTGCCGCTCATCGTCACGCATGGATGGCCCGGTTCGGTCATCGAACAGCTGAAGATCGTCGATCCGCTGACCAATCCGACGGCGCATGGCGCGAGCGCATCGGACGCGTTCCATCTGGTGATTCCGTCGCTGCCGGGCCACGGGTTTTCCGGGAAGCCCACAACGACCGGTTGGGATCCTGTTCGCATCGCCCGTGCCTGGATTGTTCTGATGAAGCGCCTCGGATATCAGCGATATGTGGCGCAAGGCGGCGATTGGGGGAATGCCGTCACGGAGCAGATGGCTCTTCAGGCTCCTCCGGAATTGCTCGGCATCCACACCAATATGCCTGCCACCGTCCCGGCCGATGTTGCAAAGGCACTTCAGTTCGGCGACCCGCCGCCCGCCGGCCTCTCGGCCGACGAGAGGTATGCGTACGATCAGCTCGCGCTTTTCTACAAGACCGGCCTGGCCTACGCCCAGGAGATGGGGAATCGCCCGCAGACGCTTTACGGGATTGCTGATTCACCTGCGGGCCTCGCCGCCTGGATGCTCGACCACGACGCGCGCAGCTACGCCCTCATCGCACGCGTGTTTGCCGGTGATGCCGAGGGCCTTACCCGAGACGACGTCGTCGACAACATCACTCTCTACTGGCTGACGAATACGGCGATCTCTTCGGCGCGCCTGTATTGGGAAAGCAAGCTTGCCTTTTTTGCCCCGAAAGGCATCGCCATTCCGGTTGCCGTGAGCGCCTTTCCTGACGAGCTCTATCAGGCCCCGCGGAGCTGGGCCGAGCGAGCCTATCCCAAGCTCGTCCATTACAACAAGCTCGACAAGGGCGGGCATTTCGCGGCCTGGGAGCAGCCGCAACTTTTTTCGGAAGAGGTCCGCGCAGGCTTCAGGCCCGTCCGGAAATCGCTCTGA